The segment AGACTAGCATATTAGTTAACTTAAACAACCTAGAAAACAAAGTATCTAACACTGTCAAAGAAACAAATGAGAAAATAGATAAATTGGTAGAAAACGCAAATTTGAGAATTTCAGAATCAATGAAAAAATATGACGATAGTTTATCTTCAAAAATAGAAGACTTCGAAAAATTGATGGGTGAATTTAAAACCAATATGACAAATCTCACATTCTCACTTAAAGAGCAATTTAATAACCAGATGGAAGAATATCTAAAAGAAATATCAAATAAAGTTGAAAATGTTGAAAACAGAGTAGAAGATTATTTAAATAGCATAACAAGGTCTCTTCAAGACAAAATATCCGATCTTGAAGATAAGTCTCAAGATAATATAGTCAAATGGATAAACACGATGAAAGAAACATTTGAAAAAGAAAAACAGTCAATACATGAAAGAATAGATAGTTATAAATCACAAGTAGAGAAAGAAATATCAAACACCTTAAGTATCATTAGATTTCAGGCTGATTCTTTCGAAAAAGACATGATGAATAAAATAAACAGAATACAATCAGAAGTTAACACCTTATATACAAACGAGAAAGAACTCATAGACAGTTTACTAGAAAATGCTAAATCAAATCTGCATACTATTTCAAAAGAAGCAGAAAAAAGATCTCAAGAATTCAGAGATTTTATTGAGGACCAATTTAAAAAATATCACAGTACTATACAAAATTTAGACAAAAAAATAAGTGAAATAGAAGATAACATAAAAAAGTTTAACAAACTTGACGAAAGAATAGATCTTATTAACTCTAAAATAAACGATATAAAGACTATGATGTCAGTAATTGAGGAAAATAGGAAAGTAGTCTCATCTGTAATGAGAGATATAGATGATATAAGAAAGGAAAAGATAAACTTAGAGAAATTCCTATCATACTATGAAAAGAATTCTAGATTAGTAAAAGATATAGAAAGCAAATTGCTTGTTTTGAATGAAATTGCCAACAGAATTTCCTCAAACATCGAATTCATAAAAGATAAAGAAAAACTCATACTTGATGTTTCAAATAGAATTACAACCTTCGAAAAAGATATACAAAATATAGCTGAAATACTGTCAAGCTTAGATGCCAAGAAGGGAATAGTAGAAAACATGCTAACTCAAATAAATCACCTCAGAAATAGTATTACAGACTTCGAGAAAAAGTATAACCAACTTTCGAGAGTACTATCCGAAGCTATGAAAAAGAAAGAAGAAATTGAAGGAATACTATCATCAATAAACTCAAGGATAGATCACATCATAACTACAAATCACAACATAGAAGGAGCAGTCAGTAAAATACAGAGCTTAGAAGGAATAATAGCTCATGTAAACTCAGAACTTAGCAAAGCAGTAAAAGTCAAAGAAGATCTTCTTAAACTTGAAGACAAACTAAACAATGCCATCGAAATTGCTAAAAAGTATATATCAAACATAGAAAACAAAACTGGCGTTAAGATCAAAGAGAATAATATATCTGATGAACAAATATCAACAATTATGAGAATGCATAGAGAAGGATGGAATATAGATAATATTTCTAGAGCAGTTGGAGTTACAAAAGATTTTGTTAAACTAATAATCGAGAAATATTCATAAAATGAACAAAGATATATTATTAAAAACATTGAGATATGTCTCAATAAAACCCAGAACTAGTAAAGAAATCCAAGATTATCTTGAAAAAAAACTCAATCTCAACAAAGAAGTTATAAACGAAGTCTTAGAATACCTCAAACAAAACGGCTATATTGATGACGAATTTATAAAGGATAGCATAATAAGATCAAAGATATCTAAGGGGTTTGGACCTAACTATATAAAAATGAAATTACTGTCACGCGGATTAAGTAGTAACTTAGAAATAGAACCAAACATAAACAAAGCAGTAGAAATAGTAAAAAGAAAATACTCAAGTGAACTCCACAGCGGATACAATCAAAAGGTGGTATCCAAAATCATCAGATTTCTTTCTTATAGAGGCTTTACTCCCTCTCAAATATCAGAAATACTAAAAAAAGTTATAGAATAACCCATCTACTCACCCAACATAACTCTATATTTTTTGATTTTCAAAGCTTCTTCTTTGAGTTCAAGAAGCTCAATAATATCATTCAGTTTCTGAAGTTCCATATCCTTTTTTTGAGATATTTTCTCAAGAGATGAGATAATGTATTTCAATGTTTCAATATATTCCTTAACTTTTTCCTGCTTTACCATCTCATCTTCTACTTCAGTTTCTCTCAAATTTGTACCTACTTCTTGTTCTTTACTAATTTGAAACAAACGATCACTCCCTTGTATCTCCATACTTTGGTAAAATGCAGAATAAAGTGTAGGATATTTTTTCTTATACTTGTTTAGAATCTCCACAAACTTGTTTTTATTGCCACTTAGCTGAAGGGAGTTCAACACCATAGTGAGTATTATCTCTTCAGCATTATGAGAATCACCAACATTATCAAGGTATTCTATACCGTAGAAGTAAACTTTGTCTAATACGTTTAGAATATAAGAAGAGAAGACAACATTATACAGAGATTTGGCATAGAAAAAATCTTTCTTACCGTTAATAACTTCCTCTCCATACCTTATAGAATTTTCAAAATCTTTCATTACAAAATACACCTCACACAAATAGTAGTTTATGGTTCTTTCATTATCTTTTGTCTTCTGTAGTTTGGTCAGAACTTCTATGGCATTGGAGTAATCCTTTTTAGAAATAAACTCTATGGCTTGAGACAAAGTATTTGAATATATTCTTCCCTCTAACAAAAAACCAAGTAGTAATACAAAAAAAACCCTCATCAGCATATACTAAAAATAATCGGAACAAAAATATCTAAACTGACAGTACTTTGTCAAAAACTACACTTAGTATTACCTCACCATAATGCGTTATAAACAATACTTCAACACATGGTGAAGAATAAGATATAACTTTACCCTTATACTTATAAAACATAGGATGTGATATAGAATAATCGAGCTTTCTTTTATAGGTTATTTCAAGAAGTTGTGAATTCACTATATTTCCAAACTCTCCAACTCCTGATAACATAAGCTCCTTATCTTTAGGTATCTCATCAATCTGATATATTCTTTTAACCACTTCAATCGCAAGCCTCTCGTCCATTTCATATATAACATTACCTTTAAAATCACCCTTTATCTTAAAGAAAAAAGAAATATCCTTTTCTATCTTTTTACCTGTTTTAAGATTAACTTTGTCTTTATGTATCTCAATATTCAACTTCTTACAAACCGATACAAAAGCATCAATGAACGGATTTATTATCTCAAATCTCATAAAATTTCTCCTAGTTTATCAAGTATTGTGAAAGATAAAATAGTCTTTGCATCTTTTATAGTATTATCTCTTATCATATTCATAATTTGCTCATAGTCAAGTATCACAACCTCTGTAAACTCGTCTTCATCTAAATTTTTTCTTGTTTCAATTAAATCTTCAGCAACTACAACATGTATTCTTTCTGAACTATATCCAACTGCTGGATAATACTCATATATCTTTCTAACCTTTCTAGCTCTATAGCCTGTCTCCTCTTCTAATTCTCTAACAGCAGCTTCAACAACACTTTCATTAACTTCCATTTTGCCTGCAGGAACCTCTAATAATTCTTCTTTTACAGGATACCTGTATTGCTTTATTAAGACAAACTTATGCTTTTCAATCATAGGTAGAATTGCTACCGCCTCTGGATACATAACCACATCTTTAGTCATTTCTTTACCATTATACTCTATTCTATCAGAATACAAAGAAAAAGATTTACCTTTGTAAATCAATCTACTATCAATAACCACTATCTCCATACACTGAAATATTATTTATGAAACGTCTTCTTGTTTAAAGTTTTTAACTATATCAATCGTAATATTAAAAAAATCAACATTTGGCAAATAAAAAATAAATATTCAAAAGAAAATAAGAATTATCATCTACTAAACAAAATTACAACTCCAACAATCACATTAATATAAATTTTTTCAATCAACAAAAACCTTGTACTAAAAAACCTTACATTCTCAGTAAAACCTAAGAAATGAAGAAAAGTTTTCTCAGATAATTAAGACAAAGATTAAAACTACCTTATAATTGTATCAATAAATGCACTACCAACAACTGTATCGTTATCATATAATACAGCAAGCTGTCCTGGAGTTATTCCAAACTGTTTTTTGTCAAAAATAACCCTTATTTTACCATCTTCAATATCAACCATACCAAAATCACCACTGTTTCTATACCGTATTTTAACTACAAACCTGCCACCTTGTACAGGTTTATTCCAAATCCAGTTAAGATTTGATCCTATGAACCCAGAAAAGTAAGGATTCTCCGAAACAGTTAAAGTATTTTGCTTAAGATCCTTATCAATAACATAGTACCTCTTACCAAGTTGTAACTTAAGTCCTCTTCGTTGACCTATGGTATAGAAAAAAATCCCATCGTGATATCCTACAACCTTACCTTCCTCGTTAAGTACATTACCTTTAACTTTTTTAACACCATTTTCAATCAAAAAACCGGTTATGTCATCTCCAGGAACAAAACACAAATCTTGACTTTCTCTCTGGTTAGGTTTAAGAGGCAATCCAGACAATTTCGCTATCTCTCTAACTTCATCTTTCGTCATATCTGCCAGCGGGAATATAGTTTTAGATAACTGAAACTTTGTAAGCCTCGCTAAAAAATAAGATTGATCTTTAACCTTGTCTCTTGCTTCCTTTAGTATATAATCTTCGCCAACTTTCTCAACTTTTGCGTAATGTCCTGTAGCTATAAAATCAGCTCCCTTCGAAATGCTATACTCTAGTAGATACCCAAATTTAAAATATAAATTACAGTTTACACACGCATTTGGTGTCCTACCTAATAGATATTCTTTTATAAAAGGATTTATTATTTTCGCATTGAAAAGTGCTTTAACATCTATAACTTCGTGCGGTATACCTAAATACTTGCACACATATTGTGCATACTTAACCTCATCAATAGAACAACACTTCCTTTCACCCTCAACTCCTGAAAGTACTAACGTTACACCCCTAACGTCATATCCTCTCTCTTTTAGAATTAGAGCAGAAATACTACTATCTATACCTCCACTCATTCCAACATAAACTGTAGACATAGTTAATAAATATAATAAAAATAATTTTTATAAGTAAGCTATACCTCAGACAAAATATACTTTAAAAACTATTACCTAATTTAACCTTCATTTTACTACAACTTTTCTAATTACTTTATTTCCCTGGTTGTAAAAAATAATAAACGCTAGGGAAGGTACCTTATAAGGCATTAAAATAATATATCTTCTACCGTCCAAATCTTCTCCAATGCTAAAAGGAACTAGATTATAATGTTTATCCAGAACTTGAATTTTCTCAAAATTGCCTTCAACGAATATTTTTTCATCTTTTGACACTATAGTTGGATAGACAAATATATCACTGATTTCATACACGGTAAACTCAACAACATCAGAATACGAATTGCCTAACTCATCTTCTATGGTAAAGAATAATCTTATTTCACTTTTATTACCAGTGAAAAACGAAACAGTACCATCAGAGTGTACAGTAGTAGAAACATTACCATCAACCGATATTTTCAAATTCCTACCAAATGACGATAATATATCAAATTTTATAGAGTGAAAAGAATTCTTATAAACCTTATCAGGCTTCCTTAGCTTATACGAGAATGCAGGTAGTACTATATAATTCGTTAAACAGAGATTACTATAACAAAACATTATTGGCATATCGTTAGAAAACCTGTTTATTAACGTATCCAAATAAAAAGTTGTACTGTAATGATCTTTGTTTCTAACAAGTGGTACAGAAAAACTCTTACCCTCAAGTTTTATATCTATGCTACTGTAAGGTAGCGTTAAAAAAGTATATAACCTTACATTTACTGGCTCATCTGCCTTTATCACTTTACTACCATCATTTATTATTAACAAAGGCTCATCTTGAGAAAACAAAGATAGTTTTGTAGGTGTTATCTCGCTCATGTTACCTTGCATTATAGAAACTAGATTAAAAGATCCCGATATATTAGGAACAGCAAAAGTAATTCCGTTTGTGAAGTTTGATATTATTGATAAAGTTGCTACTCCAGTATCATTTGATACTACAAGGGATAAAACTTTATGTAAGTTTCTACC is part of the Brevinematales bacterium genome and harbors:
- a CDS encoding RecX family transcriptional regulator, with the protein product MNKDILLKTLRYVSIKPRTSKEIQDYLEKKLNLNKEVINEVLEYLKQNGYIDDEFIKDSIIRSKISKGFGPNYIKMKLLSRGLSSNLEIEPNINKAVEIVKRKYSSELHSGYNQKVVSKIIRFLSYRGFTPSQISEILKKVIE
- a CDS encoding NUDIX hydrolase yields the protein MEIVVIDSRLIYKGKSFSLYSDRIEYNGKEMTKDVVMYPEAVAILPMIEKHKFVLIKQYRYPVKEELLEVPAGKMEVNESVVEAAVRELEEETGYRARKVRKIYEYYPAVGYSSERIHVVVAEDLIETRKNLDEDEFTEVVILDYEQIMNMIRDNTIKDAKTILSFTILDKLGEIL
- the mnmA gene encoding tRNA 2-thiouridine(34) synthase MnmA, encoding MSTVYVGMSGGIDSSISALILKERGYDVRGVTLVLSGVEGERKCCSIDEVKYAQYVCKYLGIPHEVIDVKALFNAKIINPFIKEYLLGRTPNACVNCNLYFKFGYLLEYSISKGADFIATGHYAKVEKVGEDYILKEARDKVKDQSYFLARLTKFQLSKTIFPLADMTKDEVREIAKLSGLPLKPNQRESQDLCFVPGDDITGFLIENGVKKVKGNVLNEEGKVVGYHDGIFFYTIGQRRGLKLQLGKRYYVIDKDLKQNTLTVSENPYFSGFIGSNLNWIWNKPVQGGRFVVKIRYRNSGDFGMVDIEDGKIRVIFDKKQFGITPGQLAVLYDNDTVVGSAFIDTIIR
- a CDS encoding chemotaxis protein CheX, translated to MRFEIINPFIDAFVSVCKKLNIEIHKDKVNLKTGKKIEKDISFFFKIKGDFKGNVIYEMDERLAIEVVKRIYQIDEIPKDKELMLSGVGEFGNIVNSQLLEITYKRKLDYSISHPMFYKYKGKVISYSSPCVEVLFITHYGEVILSVVFDKVLSV